In the Arthrobacter sp. 31Y genome, one interval contains:
- a CDS encoding hydantoinase/oxoprolinase family protein, producing MSSLRIGIDVGGTNTDAVLLDGAQVLASTKVPTTKDVTSGITQVLTALRELNGFSPDDIRGVMIGTTHFINALIEARDLSPTAAIRLGLPATASLPPFTDWPDTLTNAVKGRAYMAHGGHEFDGRPISPFDPDEIRRHAADIAAHGIRSVAVSSVFSPVNDEFEQRTLAILREELGPEFPVSLSHEIGRVGLLERENATIVNASLAEMANRIVDGLAKAVLEQGITAPLYVSQNDGTLMDIEYTRRYPVATFASGPTNSMRGAAALSGFTDCLIVDIGGTTTDVGVLVNGFPRESSTHVRLAGLRTNFRMPDVLSAGLGGGSRVRTDQATVGPDSVGYRLTDESLVFGGSVLTATDIAVRSGRADVGDASLVSHISDAVVRSALEQIDRTIADIADRIRTSSAPLPVVAVGGGSILLADKLDGLGTIHRPANFDVANAYGAAIAQISGEVDRVSSIGDGDQKHIMESARQEAVDRAVAAGANPDTVTIVEQEAIPIPYLPGNAMRVRVKAAGNLTLGK from the coding sequence ATGAGTAGCCTGAGAATCGGCATTGACGTCGGCGGCACCAACACAGACGCCGTGCTGCTGGACGGCGCGCAGGTGCTCGCCTCCACCAAGGTACCCACCACGAAGGACGTCACCAGCGGCATCACCCAAGTGCTCACCGCGCTGAGGGAACTGAACGGCTTCAGCCCGGACGATATCCGCGGTGTGATGATCGGGACCACGCATTTCATCAATGCCCTCATTGAGGCACGGGACCTCAGCCCAACCGCTGCCATCCGCCTGGGACTACCGGCCACCGCTTCACTGCCGCCCTTCACGGATTGGCCGGACACCCTCACCAACGCCGTCAAGGGCCGCGCTTACATGGCCCACGGCGGGCACGAGTTCGATGGCCGCCCCATCAGTCCCTTCGACCCGGACGAAATAAGGCGGCATGCAGCCGACATTGCCGCACACGGCATCCGATCAGTGGCAGTGTCCAGCGTCTTCTCGCCCGTCAACGACGAGTTCGAGCAGCGCACACTGGCCATCCTCCGCGAAGAACTCGGCCCGGAATTCCCCGTCTCCCTGTCGCACGAAATCGGCAGGGTGGGCCTGCTGGAACGGGAGAACGCCACCATAGTCAATGCTTCCCTCGCCGAGATGGCGAACAGGATTGTCGACGGCCTCGCAAAAGCCGTCCTGGAGCAAGGCATCACCGCTCCGCTCTACGTCAGCCAGAACGACGGCACCTTGATGGACATCGAATACACGCGACGCTACCCGGTGGCCACGTTCGCTTCAGGTCCCACCAATTCAATGCGCGGGGCGGCGGCGCTCTCCGGCTTCACCGATTGCCTGATCGTGGACATCGGCGGCACCACCACCGACGTCGGCGTCCTGGTGAACGGCTTCCCCCGGGAGTCCAGCACGCACGTCCGCCTCGCGGGCCTGCGCACCAACTTCCGGATGCCGGACGTCCTCTCAGCAGGCCTCGGCGGCGGGTCCCGCGTGCGGACAGATCAAGCAACCGTGGGTCCGGACTCGGTGGGCTATCGCCTCACGGACGAGTCGCTCGTCTTTGGCGGATCTGTCCTGACAGCAACGGACATCGCCGTACGCAGCGGAAGGGCCGACGTCGGTGACGCGTCTTTGGTGAGTCACATCAGTGACGCTGTGGTCCGGTCAGCCCTGGAACAGATCGACCGGACCATCGCGGACATTGCCGACCGGATCCGGACATCATCGGCGCCTTTGCCGGTTGTCGCCGTCGGCGGCGGATCCATCCTGCTGGCAGACAAACTGGACGGACTTGGGACCATTCACCGGCCTGCGAACTTCGATGTTGCCAACGCCTATGGTGCAGCCATTGCCCAGATCAGCGGGGAAGTGGATCGAGTGTCCTCCATCGGGGACGGCGACCAAAAGCACATCATGGAATCCGCGCGGCAGGAGGCCGTGGACCGTGCCGTGGCCGCCGGCGCAAATCCGGACACAGTGACGATCGTTGAACAGGAAGCCATCCCCATCCCTTACCTCCCCGGGAACGCCATGCGCGTTCGGGTGAAGGCAGCCGGCAACCTCACGTTAGGAAAGTGA
- a CDS encoding PucR family transcriptional regulator: MEVTIEKNGSGRMIPPVPLWSVTGHLPAGVLEGTGEQGGRTVSSLIALTGSLAEVNRQVRERRNLDGDPLSFPGSLLLALEPLPSGVSWDVEALLALASSAGVVTLAVKLPADDGALPANVKRLAERLGLVVLAVRNTWQFGIAAQELLSGAAHIQGLLISRVAAECRTPYGSLSHLLQRLGVAIRHEVTLVDPSGKLISADSPAPEPMPEPTASLDASAEILVLVHREQENGPRLRVAPGASLDQERSAILAALEVAAIAVSELLSRQRLERERDARHRIAALGQLIDNAGDVTPSFRARALELGWTLDGYHIAFRVITRESVDLVARKPDLDRALMREKIQASTVEQSDGWSGWISFPSKPGPAEVSRISSALRRAQRDLGATIATQFGVGRLQAQPEGIVSSLEEANDAARIAGARENSGYFVHVDRLDMAQLLLIWTRTDTFRPAARELLAPLLKAGPELLKTLTTFLDCESSLTETAAILNVHRNTVSDRIRRIQSLISINLEDPEARLALQLACRSVLTDTPE, from the coding sequence ATGGAGGTAACCATCGAGAAGAACGGGAGCGGCAGAATGATTCCCCCGGTCCCGCTTTGGTCCGTCACGGGTCATCTCCCTGCCGGCGTCCTTGAAGGAACAGGGGAGCAGGGCGGCAGGACGGTATCGTCGCTCATTGCCCTGACTGGTTCCCTGGCCGAGGTCAATCGGCAGGTCCGCGAGCGGCGCAACCTCGATGGCGATCCGCTGTCTTTTCCGGGCAGCCTCCTGCTGGCGCTTGAGCCGCTGCCGTCCGGGGTGTCCTGGGATGTTGAGGCGCTGTTGGCGCTGGCGTCCTCCGCCGGGGTAGTGACCCTTGCGGTAAAACTACCGGCCGACGACGGCGCGTTGCCGGCCAATGTGAAGAGGCTCGCCGAACGTTTGGGCTTGGTGGTGTTGGCGGTCCGCAACACTTGGCAATTTGGTATTGCCGCGCAGGAACTGCTCTCGGGAGCAGCCCATATTCAGGGCTTGCTGATCTCACGCGTGGCCGCCGAATGCCGGACGCCGTACGGCTCGCTGAGTCATCTGCTGCAGCGGCTGGGGGTTGCGATCAGGCATGAAGTGACGCTGGTGGATCCTTCAGGGAAGCTGATTTCCGCTGACTCACCGGCTCCGGAGCCTATGCCGGAGCCCACTGCTTCATTGGATGCCTCGGCGGAGATTCTTGTGTTGGTCCACAGGGAGCAAGAGAACGGTCCGCGGCTCAGGGTGGCCCCCGGCGCATCGCTGGATCAAGAACGGTCTGCCATCCTCGCCGCCCTGGAAGTTGCGGCGATCGCAGTTTCGGAGCTCCTCTCACGGCAGCGGCTGGAGCGGGAACGCGACGCCCGGCACCGTATTGCCGCGCTGGGCCAGTTGATCGATAACGCCGGTGACGTCACGCCGTCGTTCAGGGCGCGAGCGCTTGAACTGGGCTGGACCTTGGACGGATACCACATAGCTTTCCGTGTGATCACCCGGGAATCCGTGGATCTGGTGGCTCGTAAGCCGGACCTGGACCGTGCCTTGATGCGCGAGAAGATTCAGGCTTCAACGGTGGAGCAGTCGGATGGTTGGTCCGGATGGATCAGCTTCCCGTCCAAGCCGGGGCCGGCGGAAGTCAGCCGGATCAGCAGTGCGCTTCGCCGTGCTCAGCGGGACCTTGGAGCCACCATTGCCACCCAGTTCGGAGTGGGCCGCCTGCAGGCCCAACCGGAAGGGATCGTCAGCTCGCTCGAGGAAGCCAACGACGCCGCCCGGATCGCCGGCGCCAGGGAAAACTCCGGCTACTTTGTCCACGTGGACAGGCTGGATATGGCCCAGCTCCTGCTGATCTGGACCCGAACAGACACCTTCAGGCCGGCTGCCCGCGAGCTCCTTGCCCCACTCCTGAAGGCCGGACCGGAGCTGTTGAAGACCCTCACCACTTTCCTGGACTGCGAATCGTCATTGACGGAAACCGCTGCCATTCTCAACGTCCACCGGAATACTGTCAGCGACCGCATCAGGCGCATCCAGTCGTTGATCTCCATCAACCTGGAAGACCCGGAAGCACGGCTTGCTTTGCAGTTGGCTTGCCGGAGCGTGCTGACGGATACGCCGGAGTAA
- a CDS encoding purine-cytosine permease family protein, with protein MSTSDTGHDDYPITRVPATKRKHWFGIAVQRFGQTSDLSQFLLGATFGFGMTFWDAFWAFTVGALIVEALMIFVGIAGMRQGLTTSMLARWTGFGRGGASVLGLAICISLIGWFGIQSGISGAGLNQIVPEVPVWAWSLGFGLVVTLIVVRGFESMQWLANITVPLFMILIGWAAWAELSNHSISQLINDAPPGPQLDFVTATTIVAGSAVLGAVITPDMTRYNRTAGDVVKQTVVGMTLGNYTIGMIGVLLAHAVKTADVTQIIFSSVGWVGILIIVLGTSKINDWNLYSAGLGVVSFFNSAMNKRLNRGHVTLVLGVVGSVLAAIGILDRFIDILMVLGVVFPPVAGIIMAEYFVIRKWRPLLEASRDSGLPPAESPNWIPATFIIWAISAALGYFVTFGLPALNSLAAAFILYIIAGKLNLLRSYGDNQPTSENTTKEESVTAP; from the coding sequence ATGTCCACCTCAGACACCGGGCACGATGACTACCCCATCACCAGGGTTCCCGCAACGAAGCGGAAGCACTGGTTCGGCATCGCGGTCCAACGCTTCGGTCAAACTTCTGACCTGAGCCAATTTCTTCTCGGGGCAACTTTTGGCTTCGGAATGACCTTCTGGGACGCCTTCTGGGCCTTCACCGTGGGCGCATTGATCGTTGAAGCACTCATGATTTTTGTCGGCATCGCCGGCATGCGCCAAGGTCTCACAACATCCATGCTTGCCCGCTGGACCGGCTTTGGCCGCGGCGGAGCATCGGTCCTCGGCCTCGCCATCTGCATCAGCCTCATCGGCTGGTTTGGTATCCAGTCAGGGATTTCCGGGGCGGGACTGAACCAAATCGTCCCTGAAGTTCCCGTCTGGGCTTGGTCGCTGGGCTTTGGACTAGTGGTCACCCTGATTGTGGTCCGTGGCTTTGAATCCATGCAGTGGTTGGCCAATATCACTGTGCCCCTGTTCATGATCCTCATCGGCTGGGCGGCGTGGGCGGAGCTGAGCAACCACTCCATCAGCCAACTCATCAACGATGCCCCTCCGGGCCCGCAACTCGATTTCGTCACGGCTACCACCATCGTTGCGGGAAGCGCCGTACTCGGGGCAGTCATCACGCCGGACATGACCCGCTACAACAGGACAGCCGGCGACGTCGTCAAGCAAACCGTCGTCGGGATGACGCTTGGCAACTACACCATTGGCATGATCGGAGTCCTGCTCGCCCATGCCGTGAAAACGGCGGACGTCACGCAGATCATCTTCTCCTCGGTGGGCTGGGTGGGCATCCTGATCATCGTGCTGGGCACGTCCAAGATCAACGATTGGAACCTCTACAGCGCCGGGCTCGGCGTGGTGTCCTTCTTCAACAGCGCCATGAACAAACGCCTGAACCGTGGCCACGTGACATTGGTGCTGGGTGTGGTGGGAAGCGTCCTGGCGGCGATCGGCATCCTGGATAGATTCATCGACATTCTCATGGTGCTGGGCGTGGTCTTCCCACCGGTAGCCGGCATCATCATGGCTGAGTACTTTGTCATCCGGAAATGGCGGCCCCTCCTGGAAGCAAGCCGCGACTCAGGACTCCCGCCCGCCGAATCACCCAACTGGATCCCGGCCACGTTCATCATCTGGGCGATCTCTGCGGCCCTTGGCTACTTCGTCACCTTCGGCCTCCCTGCACTGAACTCTCTGGCCGCGGCCTTCATTCTTTACATCATCGCCGGCAAATTGAACCTGCTGCGGTCTTACGGCGATAACCAACCCACAAGCGAAAACACCACCAAGGAAGAATCGGTAACTGCACCATGA
- a CDS encoding protein adenylyltransferase SelO, with product MSEVAHSTVAFEGRFARVLPELAIPWRAEEAPDPQLLVLNQPLAVELGFDPDFLRSPEGVRLLIGNAVPEEATPVAQGYAGHQFGFYSPRLGDGRALLLGEIAGADGKLLDVHLKGSGRTPFARNGDGLAAVGPMLREYIVSESMYALNIPTTRSLGVVATGRQVQRETLLPGAVLTRVASSHLRVGSFQYARASNDLDLLRRLADHAIERHHPSSAGESNRYLALLKGVISVQAKLLAQWMLVGFVHGVMNTDNMTVSGETIDYGPCAFMEGFDPGAVYSSIDEMGRYAYRNQPLIAEWNLARFAESIAVLIHEDEEQAVSLAVEALNGFRKEYSATWFNGMKAKLGLPEEIDDAVASPLVDDLLQLVQEARADYTSFFRSLGKAARGEAEPARRQILDLAAFDSWLERWREVAPDADAMDRVNPIYIPRNHLVEEALAAATEGDTGPTEQLLAAVSDPYNERPGLEKYAEPAPESFGPYRTFCGT from the coding sequence ATGAGTGAAGTCGCGCATTCCACGGTCGCCTTTGAGGGACGTTTCGCCCGGGTACTCCCGGAGCTGGCCATTCCTTGGCGGGCGGAGGAAGCCCCGGATCCGCAGCTTCTGGTGCTCAACCAGCCACTCGCCGTCGAGCTTGGTTTTGATCCTGATTTTCTTAGGAGCCCGGAGGGCGTGAGGCTGCTGATCGGAAATGCCGTCCCGGAGGAGGCTACACCTGTGGCCCAAGGCTACGCGGGTCACCAGTTCGGCTTTTATTCTCCGCGTTTGGGGGACGGGCGCGCCCTCTTGTTGGGCGAGATTGCAGGCGCTGACGGGAAGCTCCTTGATGTCCATCTGAAGGGCTCGGGGCGGACGCCGTTTGCCCGGAACGGTGATGGCCTGGCCGCGGTGGGGCCCATGCTGCGCGAGTACATCGTGAGTGAGTCGATGTACGCACTGAACATCCCCACCACCCGCTCCCTTGGGGTTGTGGCCACAGGACGCCAGGTCCAGCGGGAAACTCTCCTGCCGGGGGCTGTTCTGACGCGGGTGGCCAGCAGCCACCTCAGGGTGGGTAGTTTCCAATATGCCAGGGCCAGCAATGACCTGGATCTGCTCCGTCGCCTGGCTGACCATGCGATCGAACGCCACCACCCGTCGTCGGCCGGTGAAAGCAACCGTTACCTTGCACTGCTGAAGGGCGTCATTTCCGTCCAGGCGAAACTTCTGGCGCAGTGGATGCTGGTGGGGTTCGTCCACGGCGTCATGAACACGGACAACATGACAGTGTCCGGCGAGACCATCGATTACGGTCCCTGCGCCTTCATGGAGGGCTTTGACCCCGGTGCGGTGTACAGCTCCATCGACGAAATGGGACGCTACGCCTACCGTAACCAGCCGTTGATAGCTGAGTGGAACCTCGCCCGTTTCGCCGAATCAATCGCGGTCTTGATCCACGAGGATGAGGAGCAGGCGGTGTCACTTGCCGTTGAGGCCCTCAACGGATTCCGCAAGGAGTACAGCGCCACATGGTTCAACGGCATGAAGGCCAAGCTGGGTTTGCCTGAGGAAATCGACGACGCCGTCGCCTCACCTTTGGTGGATGACCTCCTTCAATTGGTGCAGGAGGCGCGCGCGGACTACACCTCGTTCTTTCGGAGCCTTGGCAAAGCTGCGCGAGGGGAAGCTGAACCTGCACGCCGTCAGATCCTGGATTTGGCCGCGTTCGATTCATGGTTGGAACGGTGGCGGGAAGTCGCCCCGGATGCCGATGCCATGGACCGGGTCAATCCCATCTACATTCCGCGCAACCACTTGGTGGAGGAGGCTCTTGCTGCCGCGACTGAGGGAGACACTGGCCCAACCGAGCAACTGCTGGCCGCAGTTTCTGACCCGTACAACGAACGTCCCGGTTTGGAGAAGTACGCCGAGCCCGCACCGGAGAGCTTCGGCCCGTACCGGACCTTCTGCGGGACTTGA
- a CDS encoding DUF917 domain-containing protein — protein sequence MTLEVAHGRKLKKITVEDIDSLARGAAILGTGGGGDPYIGALLAKQAIEEFGPVELVSLEDLADDAFIVPIAAIGAPTVAVEKLDTVENLYLTIEKLAASMNRTATHTACLEIGGSNSMLPIVAAAQLGIPLIDGDLIGRAFPEIQMGMAPLYGIHATPMALADEKGNTLVIEAIDSFWAERFARQVSIEMGCNAFNSTYAMTGAQARESFVAGSMSFAITIGDAVAMAQHNNLNPCDVLAETLNGRIVHLGKVADLQRQTTGGFAKGQAMIEGMGPDAGSVLSLHFQNEHLLATKDGTVVTTTPDLIIVVDAESAEPVTTENLRYGQRLCILTAPSDPRWHTTEGLQLAGPGYFGYGVPSHRWDGTPEEQTESIERYRA from the coding sequence ATGACCTTGGAAGTGGCACACGGCCGCAAACTGAAGAAGATCACGGTGGAGGATATTGACTCCTTGGCCCGCGGAGCAGCCATCCTAGGCACGGGCGGAGGCGGCGATCCTTACATTGGAGCACTCCTGGCGAAGCAGGCAATCGAGGAATTCGGCCCAGTGGAACTTGTGTCCCTCGAGGACTTGGCCGACGACGCCTTCATCGTTCCCATTGCTGCGATCGGCGCCCCCACAGTGGCCGTTGAGAAGCTCGACACCGTGGAGAACCTGTACCTCACCATCGAGAAGCTCGCGGCATCCATGAACCGGACCGCGACCCACACGGCGTGTTTGGAGATTGGTGGCTCAAATTCGATGCTGCCAATCGTTGCGGCAGCGCAGTTGGGAATTCCCTTGATCGACGGCGACCTGATTGGACGGGCGTTCCCGGAAATACAGATGGGCATGGCGCCGCTGTACGGAATTCACGCCACCCCCATGGCTTTGGCCGATGAGAAGGGCAACACCCTGGTGATCGAGGCCATTGATTCTTTCTGGGCTGAGCGCTTCGCCCGGCAGGTCTCCATCGAGATGGGGTGCAACGCATTCAACAGCACCTACGCCATGACCGGCGCCCAAGCGCGTGAGAGTTTCGTGGCCGGTTCCATGTCATTCGCCATCACCATTGGCGATGCCGTTGCCATGGCCCAACACAACAACCTCAACCCCTGCGATGTGTTGGCGGAAACGCTCAATGGCCGCATCGTTCATCTGGGCAAGGTGGCTGACTTGCAGCGCCAGACCACCGGCGGCTTCGCCAAAGGCCAGGCCATGATCGAAGGCATGGGTCCGGACGCCGGCTCCGTTCTTTCGCTGCATTTCCAGAACGAGCACCTGCTCGCCACCAAGGACGGAACCGTGGTGACAACTACACCGGACCTCATCATTGTGGTGGACGCAGAATCTGCCGAACCGGTAACAACGGAGAACCTGCGCTACGGGCAGCGCCTGTGCATCCTGACGGCGCCCAGTGACCCCCGCTGGCACACTACGGAGGGCCTGCAACTGGCCGGGCCGGGGTACTTCGGATACGGGGTCCCGTCCCACAGATGGGACGGGACGCCGGAAGAGCAGACAGAGTCCATCGAGCGATACCGCGCCTGA